One window of the Lasioglossum baleicum chromosome 8, iyLasBale1, whole genome shotgun sequence genome contains the following:
- the Sp1 gene encoding transcription factor Sp8 — protein MNCAYQYSHPAHPQNVMTMPPTAIQQPHHSTDTEYLEDHPGLRGTPLAMLAAQCNKLSSKSPPPLADAAVGKGFHPWKKSPQSSGSSPQHSSTGSGGGGGGGGGGGGGGGGCTTTGVSQRPVATSSAGSTTGGYARAPVTSCASTAPQYGSDLYFPGTASAQPAGDPHHHQSSLLGKVEGATLGSVYGRHPYESWPFNAMPGATHGGIKASDGWWDVHGAATAGGWLDVSSTVGVGVHAAQMANYSADYSTSLALAGNHLLTTATTAGHNLLQDTYKSMLPGGPPGFGLHHHAAASAGAGAGAGSPQGSGGGVGVGVGAGGVSQAPSPRSQRRYTGRATCDCPNCQEAERLGPAGVHLRKKNIHSCHIPGCGKVYGKTSHLKAHLRWHTAAPSNPHRRKEIRLPGLQQAVHAQRPSREARQDPQQQQQQQRQQGQGGSGELVGRVLLRQRGQRESAESHFQLGAAAAAAAAAAGPTAAGGASGPAATGSGGGGGGNGSGGGPGHQHHHIPDHHQSRPSADNAHDPNTDDPTASDPTPSPPPASPSSNAPSASSRNIRVGGGGPPSARGDEHALSPVGPGAGACSSAATAATALGSPLSYPLNLNLVQSVQSVQNHATIGHHHTTTAHHQHQNQNQNHHHHHHHHHHHHQQQHSRQSNSYSVQQNPGTPGTAQTPSPSSPAPVHSL, from the exons GACCATCCAGGTTTACGGGGTACGCCGTTGGCGATGCTCGCGGCCCAGTGCAACAAGCTGAGCAGCAAGAGTCCTCCGCCGTTGGCGGACGCAGCCGTCGGCAAAGGTTTTCATCCGTGGAAAAAGAGTCCTCAGAGCAGTGGTAGCTCGCCTCAACACAGTTCTACCGGtagcggaggaggaggaggaggcgggGGCGGAGGTGGAGGAGGTGGTGGAGGATGCACGACGACCGGAGTCAGTCAAAGACCGGTGGCGACGAGCAGCGCCGGCAGCACGACCGGTGGCTACGCTCGAGCGCCGGTGACTTCTTGCGCGTCGACGGCGCCCCAATACGGCAGCGACCTGTACTTTCCGGGGACGGCGAGCGCCCAACCGGCCGGCGATCCGCATCATCATCAGAGCAGCCTACTCGGAAAGGTCGAGGGAGCGACCTTGGGCTCGGTGTACGGCCGACACCCATACGAGTCGTGGCCGTTCAACGCGATGCCGGGCGCGACCCACGGCGGAATCAAAGCGAGCGACGGCTGGTGGGACGTGCACGGGGCTGCGACCGCCGGTGGATGGTTGGACGTGAGCAGCactgtcggcgtcggcgtccaCGCCGCGCAAATGGCCAACTACTCGGCCGACTACTCTACCAGTCTCGCGCTCGCCGGCAATCATCTGTTGACCACCGCGACCACCGCCGGCCACAATCTCCTGCAAGACACGTACAAATCGATGTTGCCCGGCGGCCCGCCCGGGTTCGGTCTGCACCACCACGCGGCCGCGAGCGCGGGCGCTGGCGCCGGTGCCGGCAGCCCGCAGGGGAGCGgcggcggcgtcggcgtcggcgttggGGCCGGCGGTGTTAGCCAAGCCCCTTCGCCCCGCTCCCAAAGACGCTACACCGGCAGAGCCACCTGTGACTGTCCAAACTGTCAAGAAGCCGAGAGGCTTGGCCCGGCCGGCGTGCATCTCAGGAAGAAGAACATCCATAGCTGTCACATACCCGGATGCGGTAAGGTCTACGGGAAAACGTCGCATCTGAAGGCCCACTTACGGTGGCACACTG CGGCACCTTCGAACCCACACCGGCGAAAAGAGATTCGCCTGCCCGGTCTGCAACAAGCGGTTCATGCGCAGCGACCATCTCGCGAAGCACGTCAAGACccacagcagcagcagcagcagcagcggcaGCAAGGGCAAGGGGGGAGCGGGGAGCTCGTCGGCCGAGTCCTGCTCCGACAGCGAGGACAACGGGAGTCAGCAGAGTCCCACTTCCAGCTCGGTGCCGCCGCAGCCGCAGCCGCAGCCGCAGCCGGGCCAACAGCAGCCGGCGGGGCCTCAGGCCCAGCAGCAACAGGCtctggtggcggcggcggcggcaacgGCAGCGGCGGTGGGCCAGGACACCAACACCACCACATCCCAGACCACCACCAGTCTCGGCCATCAGCCGACAACGCCCATGACCCCAATACAGATGACCCCACCGCCTCTGACCCCACACCATCCCCACCACCCGCATCTCCCTCCTCTAATGCACCATCCGCATCATCACGCAACATCCGTGTCGGCGGTGGCGGCCCACCATCCGCACGCGGGGATGAGCATGCACTGAGCCCGGTGGGGCCCGGAGCCGGTGCCTGCAGTTCCGCTGCCACTGCCGCAACGGCCCTGGGCTCCCCCTTATCCTACCCCCTCAACCTGAACCTCGTACAGTCCGTACAATCCGTACAGAATCATGCGACCATCGGTCACCATCACACCACCACCGCGCACCACCAACACCAGAATCAGAATCAGAACCATCACCaccatcaccaccaccaccatcatcaCCACCAACAACAGCACTCGCGCCAGAGTAACTCCTATTCCGTGCAACAAAATCCTGGCACGCCGGGGACCGCGCAGACTCCCTCACCCTCGTCCCCCGCGCCTGTACATAGTCTCTAG